One Coffea arabica cultivar ET-39 chromosome 5e, Coffea Arabica ET-39 HiFi, whole genome shotgun sequence DNA segment encodes these proteins:
- the LOC113690782 gene encoding flowering time control protein FPA, with amino-acid sequence MSGRGGRDRFRREHPLRSEEKSHHGRSNPPSRHLWVGNLSHNLDESSLTHHFLQFGELESVAFQPGRSYAFINLKNEEDAFAAMRELQGFSVAGNPLRIEFTKAEKSTPQRDDNYSQRRDEQRTAVRGSPFSQRDSRVRHSSPDFPYPDKSKVHDKNVEPSEVLWIGFPAQLKVDEFILRKAFAPFGEIEKITAFPGRTYAFVRFRSVKAACRAKDTLHGKLFGNPRVHLCFAKSESGTSNRERNSINAPQSPQFRSHGHASDSSRKDRDFGGLTGDLNVRSPRFMSNFEPGDPDIMSFGSKNDAWAGGNGAFEQRFYDLSSEQGIPGNAYEHRSSPPGSRGPHFREFSPLEFPRQGPYDDDPFDLPEDSLLFPGAKKLKTSSFAPENELPEYPFSDSAKAKRVPSGVYMDFQPDAYEKSSDSEPFGYKQIQDHPVKSTQNYDVRNDHWSAPYDGFQMVSAPLPSYPERTRLAPESQQLYVNKEWKWEGTIAKGGTPVCRARCFPVGKLMDMVLPEILDCTARTSLDMLAKHYYQAAGAWVVFFVPASDPDIALYNEFMNYLGEKQRAAVAKLDDKNTLFLVPPSDFSEKVLKVPGKLSISGVVLRLEHPGPSYGSIHQQEKKEANFTSLHGSTSVVKPISPSGLYPSMPTLPDIDRPPVRNTSFTENFSSGPLPASFSRSDVRNTSGNLSDSIGDTRHVNAFPQHKTMVGPKWSPHDMQNLSSNIRNIRSQTNSMVNSITEGYNPQPVSRIGNQALQENFPALSSMPPTALQPEQLVQLATTILGQQRHSGAVSTGSDWAQQNNALPNYQVGPETSLSQYGQIQQLQQQIPNLPAMPQRELQPGSLVNQQQQNAGQGEGDTEKRLQATLQLAAALLQQIQQGKGT; translated from the exons AGTGGCAGAGGAGGGAGGGACAGATTTCGTAGGGAACATCCTTTGAGATCTGAAGAGAAAAGCCATCATGGTCGCAGTAATCCTCCATCAAGACATCTTTGGGTTGGAAATCTTTCGCACAACCTGGACGAGAGTTCTTTGACCCATCACTTCTTACAGTTTGGTGAGCTTGAAAGTGTTGCATTTCAACCTGGTCGAAGCTATGCCTtcattaatttaaaaaatgaggAAGATGCCTTTGCTGCCATGAGAGAACTCCAAGGTTTTAGTGTTGCTGGCAATCCACTTAGAATTGAGTTTACAAAGGCG GAAAAATCAACCCCACAGCGTGATGACAACTACTCACAACGTAGGGATGAGCAGCGTACAGCAGTGAGAGGTTCCCCTTTTTCACAGAGGGACTCAAGAGTACGTCATTCTAGTCCTGATTTTCCTTATCCAGACAAATCTAAAGTGCATGATAAGAACGTGGAACCCAGTGAGGTGTTATGGATTGGCTTTCCCGCTCAACTGAAAGTTGATGAGTTCATTTTGAGGAAAGCATTTGCTCCATTTGGAGAGATAGAGAAGATTACAGCATTTCCTGGCCGTACTTATGCTTTTGTTCGTTTCAGAAGTGTTAAGGCCGCCTGTCGGGCAAAAGATACTCTTCATGGGAAATTATTTGGCAATCCCCGTGTACATTTATGTTTTGCCAAAAGCGAATCTGGAACATCAAATAGAGAAAGGAACTCAATTAATGCTCCCCAGTCTCCACAATTCAGGTCTCATGGACATGCCTCTGACAGCAGCCGTAAGGACAGGGATTTTGGTGGCTTAACGGGAGATCTCAATGTCAGATCTCCTAGGTTTATGTCAAATTTTGAGCCCGGTGACCCAGATATAATGAGTTTTGGCAGTAAGAACGATGCATGGGCCGGTGGGAATGGTGCTTTTGAGCAGAGGTTCTACGACTTGAGCTCTGAGCAAGGAATACCAGGAAATGCCTATGAGCACCGTAGTAGTCCTCCAGGGAGCAGGGGTCCACACTTTCGTGAGTTTTCTCCTCTGGAATTTCCTAGACAAGGTCCATATGATGATGATCCTTTTGATTTGCCTGAAGATTCCTTGCTTTTTCCTGGAGCTAAAAAACTGAAAACCAGCTCCTTTGCTCCAGAAAATGAGTTGCCAGAGTATCCTTTTTCTGATTCAGCAAAAGCAAAACGTGTTCCTTCTGGAGTCTATATGGATTTCCAGCCTGATGCTTATGAAAAAAGCAGTGATTCTGAACCTTTTGGTTATAAGCAGATTCAAGATCACCCTGTAAAGTCAACTCAAAATTATGATGTTAGAAATGATCATTGGAGTGCACCTTATGATGGTTTTCAAATGGTCTCTGCTCCATTACCTTCATACCCCGAACGGACAAGATTGGCACCTGAATCTCAGCAGTTATATGTTAATAAAGAGTGGAAATGGGAAGGGACAATAGCTAAAGGTGGAACTCCTGTGTGTCGTGCTCGCTGCTTTCCTGTGGGTAAACTTATGGATATGGTGCT GCCTGAAATCTTAGACTGCACAGCAAGGACTAGCTTGGATATGCTTGCAAAGCATTACTACCAAGCTGCTGGTGCTTGGGTGGTTTTCTTTGTTCCTGCAAGTGATCCTGACATAGCTTTGTATAATGAATTCATGAATTACTTGGGGGAGAAGCAGAGAGCAGCTGTTGCCAAATTAGATGATAAGAACACGTTGTTTCTTGTTCCTCCTTCAGACTTCTCAGAGAAAGTACTGAAAGTACCAGGTAAATTGAGCATCTCTGGTGTTGTTCTGAGATTAGAGCATCCTGGTCCCAGTTATGGATCTATCCATCAGCAAGAGAAGAAAGAGGCGAACTTTACATCTTTACATGGTAGCACATCCGTTGTGAAGCCAATATCACCCTCAGGGTTGTATCCTAGTATGCCAACTTTACCAGACATTGATAGACCTCCAGTAAGAAATACATCTTTTACTGAGAATTTCTCTTCAGGACCTCTACCTGCATCATTTTCAAGATCTGATGTAAGAAATACATCTGGCAACTTGTCAGACTCCATTGGTGACACCAGGCATGTTAATGCATTTCCACAGCACAAAACTATGGTAGGTCCAAAATGGTCTCCTCATGACATGCAAAATTTAAGTTCAAACATCCGGAATATTCGATCACAGACAAATAGCATGGTTAATTCCATCACTGAGGGGTATAACCCACAACCTGTGAGCAGAATTGGCAACCAAGCCCTTCAAGAAAACTTTCCCGCTCTTTCATCAATGCCTCCCACCGCTCTCCAGCCTGAGCAACTTGTGCAGTTGGCTACTACTATTCTTGGACAGCAGAGGCACTCTGGGGCTGTATCTACAGGCTCAGACTGGGCACAGCAAAACAATGCACTACCAAATTATCAAGTTGGTCCTGAGACTTCATTGTCACAATATGGACAAATACAGCAACTGCAGCAGCAGATTCCAAATTTGCCTGCAATGCCTCAAAGAGAGCTTCAGCCTGGTTCTCTGGTGAATCAACAGCAACAAAATGCTGGACAGGGGGAAGGTGACACAGAGAAACGCTTGCAGGCAACTTTGCAGTTGGCAGCTGCTCTTCTACAGCAAATTCAACAGGGCAAGGGGACCTGA
- the LOC113689466 gene encoding uncharacterized protein, which produces MMFTEGLDESAINWIKQGSDAEKSQMRSPLTEKYDKTYPIPRSPLGYSSGSSHALPPLKFHSGLLGPHKPVALSLDSSEDEYGDVDSESVASVPDEFDGICSDEEEFDKPIPLQCNEEMFTVQRNTTSDHIRGTQTGVRYRAMLNRGLSKQSLRIEVPENTRRYTDTELGFDGCGRRNAASSGSCHLRKVVVQPHSTYATPVGKLSNVVDLGTPSAPPIMEIRRDGQSSEVVSECSESSGTVREFDQTNEDSKVSTQSAKQHAGIKDVFPDQNEESFEHEVGERDKNGMTPAEMEALKGTWETKPRNCSPYYDASDQNAWQILIAYDACIRLCLNAWARGCAEAPEFLKDECLLLRNAFGLHKFLLQPQGTQSVESTRKKIEQALPLKPKKIAGKIRVEVKKLRIIPRRRLKSTNSLRGAMYMQVGAEYVRHVSSLVKSGMNSLRLASFSLPTEESLSCLLKLKSSLEENQDETGSTISLQPGTGDYHDFFPEHQGDSILLEVQDLKKNIQGQATIPVSSMTDNPTDKIRWWPIYHDDHECIGKVQLSITCAFTYDETTQLKNGPIVETLAYDLLMEAAMLAQKFHARNLHLDGPWKWLLIEFSEYYGVSNSYTKLRYLSCVMNVATPTKDCIELVYELLSPVIKARNEKSLTRQEKSMLLNCETQVEGLLADVFQNYKSLDEKSPTGIADMSAPILESAAPSLAPAVQVYKLLHDILAEDSQTILRNYLQTAAMKRCRKHMLETDEFLSSNSEGFVIDSMTMTTAYLKIKNLCFKISSEIQADLKIHNQHILPSSIDLANITATVYSTELCSRLRAFLSAWPPSSPMPYVNGLLIATADFERNLESWNISAVRGGVDSRDLYHNYIMVWIQEMQLSLLDQCKAEKVPWSGVITNYSTSPFAEEMFEKLKVMLHEYEVVINRWPEYTMVLESAVANIERAIIKALEKQYNDILTPLKDSVPKKLGMQVQKLARRQSTALYSAPLQLGTFLNTLKRVLDVLHPSTEDILKAWASYLPVNGEKKSSFGEQMNGVTVLLRTKYKNYMQAIVVKLASNMQSSRNTRLQRILEETKVTDGEAEIRERMQVLSSQLSESISNLHEVFTSRIFVAICRGFWDKMGQIVVKFLEGRKENRVWYSGSYHALGVLDDIFASQMQRLQGNALQEKDLDPPRSITEARSILSRDTANGMDSSTYLYFQMYIFTLCLFTDFKLYRP; this is translated from the exons ATGATGTTTACTGAAGGGTTGGATGAATCTGCAATCAACTGGATCAAGCAG GGATCAGATGCTGAAAAATCTCAGATGAGATCACCATTAActgaaaagtatgacaaaacaTACCCAATTCCCAGATCTCCATTGGGATACAGTTCTGGTAGTTCTCACGCACTGCCCCCTTTGAAGTTCCATTCTGGCCTTCTGGGGCCCCACAAGCCTGTGGCACTAAGTTTGGATAGTAGTGAAGATGAATATGGTGATGTTGACAGCGAAAGTGTGGCATCTGTGCCTGACGAGTTTGATGGAATTTGTTCTGATGAAGAAGAATTTGATAAGCCAATTCCACTGCAGTGTAATGAAGAAATGTTCACTGTGCAAAGAAATACAACTTCGGATCATATTAGAGGAACACAAACAGGGGTCCGATATAGGGCTATGTTGAACAGAGGATTGTCGAAACAAAGTCTTCGGATTGAAGTGCCAGAAAATACTAGAAGATATACTGATACTGAGTTGGGTTTTGATGGATGTGGCCGAAGAAATGCAGCTTCCAGTGGAAGTTGTCATTTGCGAAAAGTAGTAGTTCAACCTCACAGCACATAT GCTACACCAGTTGGCAAGTTAAGTAATGTGGTGGACTTAGGAACTCCTAGTGCTCCACCTATTATGGAGATTAGAAGAGATGGGCAGAGCTCTGAGGTTGTAAGTGAATGTAGTGAAAGCTCAGGTACCGTGCGAGAATTTGATCAGACAAATGAGGATTCAAAGGTGTCTACACAATCAGCAAAGCAGCATGCTGGTATTAAAGATGTCTTTCCAGATCAAAATGAAGAATCTTTTGAACATGAAGTTGGGGAAAG GGACAAGAATGGGATGACACCAGCGGAAATGGAAGCATTGAAGGGTACTTGGGAAAcaaagccaaggaattgctctCCATATTATGATGCAAG TGATCAAAATGCCTGGCAAATTCTGATAGCTTATGATGCATGCATTCGCTTATGCTTAAATGCATGGGCAAGAGGTTGTGCAGAAGCACCAGAATTTCTAAAAGATGAGTGTCTGCTTCTACGCAATGCGTTTGG TCTGCACAAGTTCCTTTTACAACCCCAAGGCACACAATCAGTAGAAAGTACAAGAAAGAAAATAGAACAAGCTTTGCCGTTGAAACCAAAAAAGATTGCTGGAAAGATTCGTGTGGAAG TAAAAAAACTCCGAATAATACCAAGGAGGAGGCTTAAAAGCACAAACTCATTGAGAGGTGCAATGTACATGCAAGTGGGAGCTGAGTATGTCCGGCATGTTTCATCACTAGTAAAGAGTGGCATGAATTCTTTGAGACTTGCTTCATTTTCTTTGCCAACTGAAG AATCACTATCATGCTTACTTAAGTTGAAAAGTTCTctggaagaaaatcaagatgaaaCAGGTTCCACCATTTCATTGCAGCCCGGAACTGGTGATTACCATGATTT TTTTCCAGAACACCAAGGAGATTCTATTCTACTTGAAGTCCaggatttgaaaaaaaacatTCAAGGTCAAGCTACAATTCCAGTTTCATCAATGACAGACAATCCA ACTGACAAAATTCGATGGTGGCCTATTTACCATGATGATCACGAGTGCATTGGGAAGGTTCAGCTTTCTATTACGTGTGCCTTTACGTACGATGAAACAACTCAGTTAAAG AATGGACCTATTGTGGAAACCCTTGCATATGATCTACTGATGGAGGCTGCCATGCTTGCACAAAAATTTCATGCTCGTAATTTACATCTAGATGGACCCTGGAAATGGCTACTCATTGAGTTTTCTGAGTATTATGGAGTTTCAAATTCATATACCAAACTCAG GTATCTTTCATGCGTGATGAATGTTGCAACTCCAACCAAAGATTGTATAGAGCTTGTATATGAGTTGCTTTCGCCTGTTATCAAGGCTCGAAATGAGAAAAGTTTGACTAGACAGGAG AAAAGTATGTTGCTCAACTGTGAGACCCAAGTTGAGGGTCTCCTAGCAGATGTGTTCCAGAACTACAAGTCATTAGATGAAAAATCTCCAACGGGTATAGCAGACATGTCAGCTCCAATATTAGAATCTGCAGCCCCATCTCTAGCTCCTGCTGTGCAAGTATACAAACTTCTTCATGATATACTGGCTGAAGATTCTCAGACAATCTTAAGAAACTATTTACAA ACAGCAGCAATGAAAAGGTGCCGAAAACACATGTTGGAGACAGATGAATTTCTGTCAAGTAACTCTGAGGGTTTTGTCATAGATTCCATGACTATGACCACAGCATATTTGAAGATAAAAAATCTCTGCTTCAAAATAAGCAGTGAGATTCAGGCTGATCTTAAGATCCACAATCAGCACATACTCCCAAG TTCAATTGACCTGGCAAATATCACTGCCACAGTTTACAGTACCGAGCTGTGTTCAAGGCTTAGAGCTTTTCTTTCTGCATGGCCTCCTTCAAGTCCCATGCCATATGTTAATGGACTTTTGATTGCAACTGCTGATTTTGAGAGAAATCTTGAGTCATGGAACATCAG TGCAGTTCGGGGTGGTGTGGACTCAAGAGATCTGTACCATAACTATATAATGGTCTGGATACAAGAAATGCAACTTAGCCTCCTTGATCAATGCAAAGCAGAAAAG GTGCCTTGGTCTGGCGTAATTACAAATTATTCTACTTCTCCCTTTGCTGAGGAAATGTTTGAGAAACTCAAAGTTATGTTACATGAGTATGAAGTAGTCATCAACAGATGGCCTGAGTACACAATGGTTTTGGAGAGC GCCGTTGCCAATATCGAAAGAGCAATTATAAAAGCACTGGAAAAGCAGTACAATGATATCTTGACTCCTTTGAAGGATAGTGTTCCCAAAAAGCTTGGGATGCAAGTTCAGAAATTAGCAAGAAGGCAATCCACTGCACTTTATTCTGCCCCACTGCAA TTGGGTACCTTTCTAAACACGCTTAAGAGAGTTTTAGATGTCCTACACCCTAGCACTGAAGATATCCTCAAGGCATGGGCGTCCTATCTTCCTGTCAACGGCGAGAAGAAGTCAAGTTTTGGAGAACAAATGAATGGTGTTACTGTGTTGCTCAGAACTAAATACAAGAATTACATGCAAGCAATTGTGGTGAAGCTCGCAAGCAAT ATGCAATCTAGTCGGAACACAAGGCTGCAAAGGATCTTAGAGGAAACAAAAGTAACAGATGGAGAAGCCGAAATTCGTGAAAGAATGCAAGTGTTGAGCTCACAACTCTCAGAGTCCATATCCAACTTGCACGAGGTGTTCACTAGTCGAATATTTGTTGCAATTTGTCGTGGATTTTGGGATAAAATGGGACAG ATTGTAGTGAAATTTTTGGAGGGGAGGAAAGAAAATCGAGTCTGGTACAGTGGATCCTATCATGCTCTTGGG GTTCTTGATGATATATTTGCTTCCCAAATGCAAAGATTGCAAGGAAATGCTTTGCAAGAGAAAGATCTTGATCCCCCTCGCTCCATAACTGAAGCTCGATCAATTCTTTCACGAGACACAGCAAATGGGATGGACTCGTCCACGTATTTGTACTTCCAGATGTACATTTTCACTTTATGCCTCTTTACAGACTTCAAGCTATACCGACCATAA
- the LOC113690863 gene encoding transmembrane 9 superfamily member 12 — protein sequence MALPSIFKRKYWAAFVYLVLVSNICNGFYLPGTYMHTYTTGEVLYVKVNSLTSIETELPFSYYSLPYCPPQGGIKKSAENLGELLLGDQIDNSPYRFKMSVNESLYLCTTPPLSEHEVKLLKQRTRDLYQVNVILDNLPALRYATQNGVRIQWTGFPVGYTPLGSENDYIINHLKFKVFIHEYEGAGVQIIGTGEEGMGVISEADKKKASGYEIVGFEVIPCSIKYDPDKMEKLHMYDSIEPTSCPSELDKAQIIRQQERVSFTYEVEFEKSNTRWPSRWDAYLKMEGARVHWFSILNSLMVIFFLAGIVFVIFLRTVRRDLTRYEELDKETQAQMNEELSGWKLVVGDVFREPNHSKLLSVMVGDGVQILGMAVVTIVFAAFGFMSPASRGMLLTGMILLYLFLGIAAGYAGVRLWRTIKGTSEGWRSVSWSIACFFPGIVFVILTALNFILWGSNSTGAIPISLYFVLLSLWFCISVPLTLLGGFLGTRAEPIQYPVRTNQIPREIPARKYPSWLLVLGAGTLPFGTLFIELFFILSSIWLGRFYYVFGFLLIVLLLLVVVCAEVSVVLTYMHLCVEDWMWWWKAFYASGSVALYVFLYSINYLVFDLKSLSGPVSAILYLGYSLIMAIAVMLATGTIGFLTSFYFVHYLFSSVKID from the coding sequence ATGGCATTGCCATCGATCTTTAAAAGGAAGTATTGGGCTGCTTTCGTTTACTTGGTTCTGGTATCAAATATCTGTAATGGGTTTTATCTGCCGGGTACCTACATGCATACATATACAACTGGAGAAGTATTATATGTCAAGGTTAATTCATTGACTTCAATTGAGACTGAGCTTCCTTTCAGCTATTATAGTCTTCCTTATTGCCCTCCTCAAGGTGGAATTAAGAAAAGTGCCGAGAATCTTGGTGAACTACTTCTGGGAGACCAGATTGATAATTCTCCCTACCGTTTCAAGATGAGCGTTAATGAATCTCTTTACCTCTGCACTACGCCCCCGCTGAGCGAGCATGAGGTCAAGCTTTTGAAACAGAGAACTCGTGATCTATATCAAGTGAATGTTATTCTGGACAATTTACCTGCTCTGAGATATGCCACCCAAAATGGAGTTAGAATCCAGTGGACAGGATTTCCAGTTGGCTACACGCCACTAGGTAGTGAAAATGATTACATCATCAATCATCTCAAGTTTAAGGTTTTCATTCATGAATATGAAGGAGCTGGTGTGCAGATAATTGGTACTGGGGAAGAAGGTATGGGCGTCATTTCTGAGGCAGATAAAAAGAAGGCCTCTGGGTATGAGATTGTTGGTTTTGAGGTTATTCCCTGCAGTATTAAGTATGATCCTGATAAGATGGAAAAGCTTCATATGTATGACAGTATAGAACCTACAAGTTGTCCATCAGAGCTTGATAAGGCTCAAATAATAAGGCAGCAAGAAAGGGTTTCATTTACTTATGAGGTCGAATTTGAGAAAAGCAATACTAGATGGCCTTCTCGATGGGATGCTTATTTGAAGATGGAAGGAGCCCGTGTTCACTGGTTTTCAATCCTTAACTCATTGATGGTCATCTTCTTCTTGGCTGGTATTGTTTTTGTTATCTTCTTGAGGACTGTTAGGAGGGATCTGACCAGGTATGAGGAATTGGATAAAGAAACTCAGGCTCAAATGAATGAAGAGCTTTCTGGATGGAAACTTGTGGTGGGTGATGTGTTCAGGgaaccaaatcactccaaactaCTCTCTGTGATGGTTGGAGATGGGGTTCAGATTCTAGGAATGGCAGTTGTTACTATTGTCTTTGCAGCCTTTGGGTTTATGTCACCAGCTTCACGAGGTATGCTGCTGACAGGAATGATACTTCTGTATCTTTTCCTGGGAATTGCTGCTGGGTATGCTGGTGTACGTCTCTGGAGAACTATTAAGGGTACCTCAGAAGGGTGGAGGTCGGTTTCTTGGTCAATTGCTTGCTTCTTCCCTGGGATTGTTTTTGTTATTCTCACTGCTCTGAATTTCATCCTCTGGGGAAGTAATAGTACTGGTGCTATTCCAATTTCCTtgtattttgttcttttgtcaCTCTGGTTCTGCATTTCAGTCCCCCTCACCCTTTTGGGAGGTTTCCTGGGTACTAGAGCTGAGCCCATCCAATACCCAGTGCGAACTAACCAGATTCCTAGGGAAATCCCTGCTCGCAAATACCCATCTTGGCTTCTGGTTCTTGGTGCTGGAACTCTTCCATTTGGAACTCTCTTTATTGAACTTTTCTTCATTCTCTCTAGCATCTGGCTTGGACGGTTCTATTACGTCTTTGGTTTTCTCCTAATTGTTCTACTGCTGCTAGTAGTTGTTTGTGCTGAAGTTTCAGTGGTACTCACTTATATGCATCTCTGTGTCGAGGACTGGATGTGGTGGTGGAAAGCATTCTATGCCTCAGGTTCTGTTGCCCTGTACGTGTTCTTGTACTCCATCAATTACTTGGTCTTTGACCTGAAGAGTTTAAGTGGACCAGTATCAGCAATACTTTATCTTGGCTATTCCCTTATCATGGCAATTGCAGTCATGCTGGCTACTGGTACAATTGGTTTCCTCACATCATTTTATTTTGTCCATTATCTCTTCTCATCAGTGAAGATTGATTGA
- the LOC113689879 gene encoding elongation factor Ts, mitochondrial isoform X1 — MAFVRGLKRPIEIFCKRRMNTPVHSGLGYSAMACKGAYFADFRENKCPFGCNCANAFCSHCISARRYSTEVSPSEQMNLIKQLRERTSAPIKEVKSALVDSNWHIESAQKELRKRGIVLASKKASRTAAEGLLALAQNDRKAAVIELNCETDFVARNEIFQYLALSLAKVALLVDGTWQPSGALHVGPELFEELKINFHHPKLSGERTVQNAITEVAAMMGENVKLRRGFAMSAPSYGILSTYLHTSPQPGVGRIAGLLSLEVEDQNASVDALQHVGSELAMHVVAAKPLFLTKDDVSTEAMESEREILKSQAESTGKPQMAVEKMVEGRLRKYFEEVVLMEQKFIVNDTLNVKTLLNNLSKEVGSPVKVGSFLRVEVGEGLQRLESSNAGEPLAQAA, encoded by the exons ATGGCTTTTGTTCGTGGTTTGAAACGTCCCATTGAGATCTTCTGTAAGAGGAGGATGAATACCCCTGTTCATTCTGGACTTGGCTACTCTGCTATGGCATGTAAAGGGGCTTACTTTGCTGATTTTAGAGAGAATAAATGCCCATTTGGTTGTAATTGTGCCAATGCATTTTGCAGTCACTGCATTTCTGCTAGAAGATACTCTACTGAAGTATCTCCTTCAGAACAAATGAATCTTATAAAGCAGTTGAGAGAAAGAACAAGTGCTCCCATTAAAGAAGTCAAGTCAGCTTTGGTTGATTCCAACTGGCATATTG AGTCTGCCCAAAAGGAACTGAGGAAAAGAGGGATTGTTCTTGCATCCAAAAAGGCTTCTCGAACTGCTGCCGAGGGTTTGCTGGCACTGGCACAGAATGACAGGAAGGCTGCTGTGATTGAACTTAATTGTGAGACAGATTTTGTTGCCAGGAATGAAATTTTTCAATACTTG GCCCTATCTTTGGCAAAGGTAGCTTTGTTGGTCGATGGTACATGGCAGCCTTCTGGTGCTCTTCATGTTGGACCTGAACTTTTTGAG GAGTTGAAGATAAACTTTCACCATCCCAAATTAAGTGGAGAGAGAACTGTTCAAAATGCAATTACAGAGGTTGCTGCAATGATGGGAGAGAATGTCAAGCTTAGAAGGGGTTTTGCAATGTCTGCACCTTCATATGGCATCCTGTCTACCTATCTACATACAAGCCCACAACCAG GTGTGGGCCGGATTGCTGGGCTTTTGTCCCTTGAAGTGGAGGATCAGAATGCTTCAGTGGATGCTCTTCAGCATGTTGGATCAGAACTAGCAATGCATGTGGTGGCAGCAAAGCCTTTGTTCTTAACAAAGGATGATGTATCTACCGAAGCAATGGAGAGCGAACGTGAGATTCTCAAATCTCAG GCAGAAAGTACAGGGAAGCCTCAGATGGCTGTAGAGAAGATGGTTGAAGGACGCCTACGCAAGTATTTCGAGGAAGTAGTTCTAATGGAACAAAAGTTCATTGTCAATGATACTCTAAACGTAAAG ACTTTATTGAATAACCTGTCAAAGGAAGTGGGCTCACCTGTGAAGGTTGGAAGCTTTTTAAGAGTGGAAGTTGGAGAAGGCCTTCAAAG
- the LOC113689879 gene encoding elongation factor Ts, mitochondrial isoform X2 yields MNLIKQLRERTSAPIKEVKSALVDSNWHIESAQKELRKRGIVLASKKASRTAAEGLLALAQNDRKAAVIELNCETDFVARNEIFQYLALSLAKVALLVDGTWQPSGALHVGPELFEELKINFHHPKLSGERTVQNAITEVAAMMGENVKLRRGFAMSAPSYGILSTYLHTSPQPGVGRIAGLLSLEVEDQNASVDALQHVGSELAMHVVAAKPLFLTKDDVSTEAMESEREILKSQAESTGKPQMAVEKMVEGRLRKYFEEVVLMEQKFIVNDTLNVKTLLNNLSKEVGSPVKVGSFLRVEVGEGLQRLESSNAGEPLAQAA; encoded by the exons ATGAATCTTATAAAGCAGTTGAGAGAAAGAACAAGTGCTCCCATTAAAGAAGTCAAGTCAGCTTTGGTTGATTCCAACTGGCATATTG AGTCTGCCCAAAAGGAACTGAGGAAAAGAGGGATTGTTCTTGCATCCAAAAAGGCTTCTCGAACTGCTGCCGAGGGTTTGCTGGCACTGGCACAGAATGACAGGAAGGCTGCTGTGATTGAACTTAATTGTGAGACAGATTTTGTTGCCAGGAATGAAATTTTTCAATACTTG GCCCTATCTTTGGCAAAGGTAGCTTTGTTGGTCGATGGTACATGGCAGCCTTCTGGTGCTCTTCATGTTGGACCTGAACTTTTTGAG GAGTTGAAGATAAACTTTCACCATCCCAAATTAAGTGGAGAGAGAACTGTTCAAAATGCAATTACAGAGGTTGCTGCAATGATGGGAGAGAATGTCAAGCTTAGAAGGGGTTTTGCAATGTCTGCACCTTCATATGGCATCCTGTCTACCTATCTACATACAAGCCCACAACCAG GTGTGGGCCGGATTGCTGGGCTTTTGTCCCTTGAAGTGGAGGATCAGAATGCTTCAGTGGATGCTCTTCAGCATGTTGGATCAGAACTAGCAATGCATGTGGTGGCAGCAAAGCCTTTGTTCTTAACAAAGGATGATGTATCTACCGAAGCAATGGAGAGCGAACGTGAGATTCTCAAATCTCAG GCAGAAAGTACAGGGAAGCCTCAGATGGCTGTAGAGAAGATGGTTGAAGGACGCCTACGCAAGTATTTCGAGGAAGTAGTTCTAATGGAACAAAAGTTCATTGTCAATGATACTCTAAACGTAAAG ACTTTATTGAATAACCTGTCAAAGGAAGTGGGCTCACCTGTGAAGGTTGGAAGCTTTTTAAGAGTGGAAGTTGGAGAAGGCCTTCAAAG